The proteins below come from a single Sorghum bicolor cultivar BTx623 chromosome 4, Sorghum_bicolor_NCBIv3, whole genome shotgun sequence genomic window:
- the LOC110434321 gene encoding secretory carrier-associated membrane protein 5 isoform X1: MHHDPNPFDDGADENPFSNGGGGARGGGVKSQYGFRPAEPAGFGGGGGRGDATVDIPLDTMNDSKGKAKELSQWESDLRRRESDIRRREEALKSAGVPMEDKNWPPFFPIIHHDIANEIPANAQKLQYLAFASWLGIVLCLFWNFIAVIVCWIRGGDSKLFFLATIYGMLGIPLSYLMWYRPLYRAMRTDSAFSFGWFFLCYLLHIGFCIFAAIAPPIIFRGKSLTGILAAIDTFSDHAIVGIFYFVGFALFCLETLVSIWVLQKVYMYFRGHK, encoded by the exons ATGCACCACGATCCCAACCCCTTCGACGATGGCGCCGACGAGAACCCCTTCTCG AATGGAGGCGGAGGAGCGCGTGGCGGAGGCGTCAAGTCGCAGTACGGGTTCCGGCCGGCGGAGCCCGCGGggttcggcggcggcggcggcaggggcGATGCGACCGTCGACATCCCCCTCGACACCATGAAC GATTCGAAGGGCAAGGCGAAGGAGCTGTCTCAGTGGGAGTCAGATCTCAGGAGGCGAGAGTCG GATATCAGGAGAAGGGAGGAAGCTCTCAAGAGCG CTGGGGTGCCCATGGAGGACAAGAACTGGCCGCCTTTCTTCCCAATCATCCACCATGATATTGCCAATGAGATACCAGCGAACGCCCAGAAGTTGCAGTATCTTGCGTTCGCGAGCTGGCTTG GTATTGTGCTTTGTCTCTTTTGGAATTTTATTGCTGTCATAGTCTGTTGGATCAGAGGGGGAG ATTCCAAGCTATTTTTCCTGGCTACCATCTATGGTATGCTTGGCATCCCTTTGTCCTATTTGATGTGGTATAGACCTCTGTACCGAGCAATGAG AACTGACAGTGCTTTCAGCTTTGGATGGTTTTTCCTTTGTTACCTG CTCCACATTGGCTTTTGCATATTTGCTGCCATTGCTCCTCCAATTATATTCCGCGGAAAATCGTTAAC GGGTATACTGGCTGCAATTGACACCTTTTCTGATCATGCAATAGTTGGG ATCTTTTACTTTGTTGGATTTGCCTTGTTTTGCTTGGAGACACTTGTGAGCATATGGGTTCTTCAG AAAGTATACATGTACTTCAGAGGGCACAAGTAG
- the LOC110434321 gene encoding secretory carrier-associated membrane protein 6 isoform X2, with product MHHDPNPFDDGADENPFSNGGGGARGGGVKSQYGFRPAEPAGFGGGGGRGDATVDIPLDTMNDSKGKAKELSQWESDLRRRESDIRRREEALKSAGVPMEDKNWPPFFPIIHHDIANEIPANAQKLQYLAFASWLGIVLCLFWNFIAVIVCWIRGGDSKLFFLATIYGMLGIPLSYLMWYRPLYRAMRTDSAFSFGWFFLCYLLHIGFCIFAAIAPPIIFRGKSLTSFTLLDLPCFAWRHL from the exons ATGCACCACGATCCCAACCCCTTCGACGATGGCGCCGACGAGAACCCCTTCTCG AATGGAGGCGGAGGAGCGCGTGGCGGAGGCGTCAAGTCGCAGTACGGGTTCCGGCCGGCGGAGCCCGCGGggttcggcggcggcggcggcaggggcGATGCGACCGTCGACATCCCCCTCGACACCATGAAC GATTCGAAGGGCAAGGCGAAGGAGCTGTCTCAGTGGGAGTCAGATCTCAGGAGGCGAGAGTCG GATATCAGGAGAAGGGAGGAAGCTCTCAAGAGCG CTGGGGTGCCCATGGAGGACAAGAACTGGCCGCCTTTCTTCCCAATCATCCACCATGATATTGCCAATGAGATACCAGCGAACGCCCAGAAGTTGCAGTATCTTGCGTTCGCGAGCTGGCTTG GTATTGTGCTTTGTCTCTTTTGGAATTTTATTGCTGTCATAGTCTGTTGGATCAGAGGGGGAG ATTCCAAGCTATTTTTCCTGGCTACCATCTATGGTATGCTTGGCATCCCTTTGTCCTATTTGATGTGGTATAGACCTCTGTACCGAGCAATGAG AACTGACAGTGCTTTCAGCTTTGGATGGTTTTTCCTTTGTTACCTG CTCCACATTGGCTTTTGCATATTTGCTGCCATTGCTCCTCCAATTATATTCCGCGGAAAATCGTTAAC ATCTTTTACTTTGTTGGATTTGCCTTGTTTTGCTTGGAGACACTTGTGA
- the LOC8073177 gene encoding uncharacterized protein LOC8073177, which yields MVGIFSRFSAGAHRRSKSVAEVVETLAPNMSTGESDPAAVPAESPHGIEVGVEFKPVEHPVEPLNLDEPVKCPLPEPSILHDGRIWKEKMSSVSTRVRTDLPVVKEGSQLDPDSSSARSRSAVPRRAILPSVSAPEHNILALLDECDVSGSRGSAE from the exons ATGGTCGGGATCTTCTCCAGGTTCTCCGCCGGCGCCCACCGCCGCTCCAAGAGCGTGGCC GAGGTTGTCGAGACGTTGGCCCCCAACATGAGTACAGGAGAGTCTGATCCAGCAGCTGTTCCTGCAGAGAGCCCTCACGGTATTGAGGTTGGCGTTGAGTTCAAGCCGGTGGAGCACCCTGTGGAACCTCTCAATCTTGATGAGCCAGTAAAATGCCCACTTCCTGAGCCATCTATACTGCAT GATGGGAGGATATGGAAGGAGAAAATGTCTTCAGTCAGCACGAGAGTGAGAACAGACTTGCCGGTCGTGAAGGAAGGATCGCAGCTCGATCCTGACAGTAGCAGTGCTAGGTCACGTTCTGCAGTTCCAAGGCGTGCCATATTGCCCTCTGTAAGCGCGCCCGAGCACAACATCCTAGCGCTGCTTGACGAGTGCGACGTCTCTGGGAGCCGTGGCTCTGCTGAATGA
- the LOC8073880 gene encoding ATPase family AAA domain-containing protein 3-A — MAAAAAAKAAAAAVSAGAAFALSSERAHADGGGSTFRFPGFYSSAPAQAPSPAAPPPQQSPPPSGGRREDAPEEPPKVSTQHPRTSAAGFDPAPLERGVEALNQINKSPDPKKLFELMKKREETHQQEIAAKKLEFQKSLAEIELEQKRVDFEERKKLDQQRAKFKSQTAQYEDELKRKRLQAEHEAQRIRNQELVKMQEESGIRLEQIRRATEEQIQEQRRQTERHKADLEQKTISKKAMAEAEGRILVTKQTEDVKRRLLLEEINADREKWIQVINTTFEHIGGGLRTILTDQNKLVVAVGGITALAAGIYTTREGARVVWGYVDRILGQPSLIRESSRGKYPWSGSLSRATSTLTSKLKNGSNLGKDGNGFGDVILNPSLQKRVKQLANATANTKLHQAPFRNMLFYGPPGTGKTMAARELARNSGLDYALMTGGDVAPLGSQAVTKIHQLFDWAKKSNRGLLLFIDEADAFLCERNKTYMSEAQRSALNALLFRTGDQSKDIVLALATNRPGDLDSAVADRIDEVLEFPLPGEDERFKLLKLYLDKYIIKAGDKHEKSWLRFFRRQPQKIEVKGITDDLIREAAAKTQGFSGREIAKMMASVQAAVYGSKDCELTPGLFREVVDYKVAEHQQRRRLAGEEPKQNA, encoded by the exons atggccgccgccgccgccgctaagGCAGCGGCCGCGGCCGTCTCCGCGGGGGCCGCCTTCGCGCTCTCCTCCGAGCGGGCCCACGCCGACGGGGGCGGCTCCACCTTCCGCTTCCCCGGCTTCTACTCCTCCGCCCCCGCCCAGGCCCCTTcacccgccgcgccgccgccccaGCAGTCCCCACCGCCGTCGGGAGGGCGGCGCGAGGATGCCCCGGAGGAGCCGCCCAAGGTTTCGACTCAGCACCCTCGCACCAGTGCCGCGGGCTTCGACCCCGCGCCGCTGGAGCGTGGGGTGGAGGCGCTTAACCAGATCAATAAGTCGCCGGACCCCAAAAAG CTGTTCGAGCTTATGAAGAAGCGGGAGGAGACGCACCAGCAGGAAATAGCTGCGAAGAAACTCGAGTTTCAGAAGTCACTGGCCGAGATCGAGCTT GAGCAAAAACGGGTGGATTTCGAAGAAAGGAAAAAACTTGATCAACAACGAGCTAAATTTAAGTCGCAGACAGCTCAGTACGAGGATGAGCTGAAAAGGAAGCGACTGCAGGCTGAACATGAGGCGCAGAGGATAAGGAACCAGGAGCTTGTGAAGATGCAAGAGGAATCTGGGATTAGGCTAGAGCAAATCAGGCGGGCAACTGAGGAGCAAATCCAGGAACAAAGGAGACAGACAGAGAGGCATAAGGCCGATCTAGAGCAGAAGACCATTTCAAAGAAAGCCATGGCAGAGGCAGAGGGGAGAATACTagtaacaaagcaaactgaagaTGTGAAAAGGCGATTGCTTTTGGAGGAGATAAATGCTGACAGGGAGAAGTGGATCCAAGTGATAAACACAACCTTTGAGCATATAGGAG GTGGTTTACGAACGATCTTAACTGATCAAAATAAGCTAGTCGTAGCAGTGGGAGGTATAACAGCACTTGCTGCAGGAATATACACAACAAG GGAGGGTGCAAGAGTAGTCTGGGGCTATGTTGATCGTATTCTAGGTCAGCCTTCACTGATAAGGGAGTCATCACGAGGGAAATATCCCTGGTCTGGTTCCCTCTCACGTGCTACAAGTACACTGACTAGCAAACTGAAGAACGGAAGCAACCTAGGGAAGGATGGAAATGGGTTTGGTGATGTTATTCTAAATCCTTCTCTCCAGAAGAGAGTGAAGCAGCTTGCTAATGCCACGGCCAATACGAAACTTCATCAAGCTCCTTTCAGGAACATGCTTTTCTATGGGCCTCCTGGCACAGGGAAAACCATGGCAGCACGAGAACTAGCTCGCAATTCT GGATTAGATTATGCACTAATGACTGGTGGAGATGTTGCACCATTGGGATCACAAGCAGTCACCAAGATTCATCAGTTGTTTGACTGGGCAAAGAAATCTAATAGGGGTTTGCTCCTCTTCATAGATGAAGCGGATGCTTTCTTGTGCGA ACGGAACAAAACTTACATGAGTGAAGCTCAAAGGAGTGCCCTAAATGCTCTCCTCTTCCGCACAGGTGACCAATCGAAGGACATTGTCCTTGCACTTGCCACCAACAGGCCTGGTGACCTTGACTCTGCTGTCGCTGACCGTATCGATGAGGTCCTGGAATTTCCCCTGCCTGGGGAAGATGAGCGATTCAAGCTCCTGAAGCTATACCTGGACAAGTACATCATCAAAGCCGGTGACAAACACGAGAAGAGCTGGCTCCGTTTCTTCCGCCGCCAGCCCCAGAAGATCGAGGTGAAAGGCATCACTGATGACCTGATCCGGGAGGCAGCGGCTAAGACCCAGGGCTTCTCTGGGAGGGAAATAgcaaaaatgatggcaagcgTCCAGGCCGCTGTCTATGGGAGCAAGGACTGCGAGCTCACCCCAGGCCTGTTCCGCGAGGTTGTGGACTACAAGGTCGCAGAGCACCAGCAGCGGAGAAGATTAGCTGGTGAGGAGCCAAAGCAGAATGCCTAG